In the genome of Populus alba chromosome 11, ASM523922v2, whole genome shotgun sequence, one region contains:
- the LOC118029416 gene encoding peroxisome biogenesis protein 5: MAMRELVTGGAACAVPGSSSSSNPFGALANALIGSSSKTQERLKEIPTSTTTGTEPPFYQDATAEDRLRALPGADFDHSFSHHPTPQSSEFLRGFRSADQNGFADAWEDIHRSGPPPPPALLDHRLPPSQFQPTLEGPPQRVLSNFLHSFVGSSHGGIPFRPAPLPALGLSEGDKQCIRDRSSIMARHFFADKSEDFINAQVNALLSSLDIDGDVRAKGPLAGRFRELEDYWNESQGALRPGPPQSDGWVAEFSQHRIDHGNPNAWAHSFEQQHGANSWASEFEQEQRLVSAADQMGGANISNLAAMEQTRMLAHTLAQNNDPKFQNSKFLQFVSKMSRGELIIDDNQVKPAALSSSGDWATEYQQQYTAGPSWVDEYAGNQLSHGPDQWAKEFAAEREQSGPVDEQWVNEFSKLHVNDWADEFGRQVGEGAFGESSADNWADAYDEYLNEQVVAKQKSDASRGVYVFSDMNPYVGHPNPLKEGQELFRKGLLSEAVLALEAEVLKNPDNAEGWRLLGIAHAENDDDQQAIAAMMRAHEAGPTNLEVLLALGVSHTNELEQAAALKYLYGWLRHHPKYRTLANPELSDSLYYADVARLFNEAAEMSPEDADVHIVLGVLYNLSREYDKAISSFQRALKLKPQDYSLWNKLGATQANSVQSADAILAYQQALDLKPNYVRAWANMGISYANQGMHEDSIRYYVRALAMNPKADNAWQYLRISLSCASRNDMFEACDSRNIDVLQKEFPL, translated from the exons atggcgATGCGGGAGCTTGTAACGGGAGGAGCGGCTTGTGCGGTTCCaggttcttcttcttcatctaatCCTTTCGGTGCTCTCGCCAACGCTCTTATCGGTTCTTCTTCTAAGACGCag gaaagGCTAAAGGAAATCCCAACCTCAACAACCACAGGTACAGAGCCTCCTTTCTACCAGGATGCCACAGCTGAGGACCGTTTGAGAGCACTTCCAGGAGCCGACTTTGATCACTCCTTTTCTCATCATCCCACTCCTCAg AGTTCAGAGTTTCTTCGTGGCTTTCGCTCTGCTGATCAGAATGGATTTGCTGATGCCTGGGAAGATATTCATCGCTCTGGTCCTCCTCCTCCCCCTGCTCTATTGGATCACCGCTTACCTCCTTCTCAATTCCAACCAACTCTCGAAG GACCACCCCAAAGAGTGTTGTCAAACTTTTTGCACTCCTTTGTGGGCAGTAGCCATGGTGGAATTCCATTTCGTCCTGCTCCACTACCAGCATTGGGATTGTCTGAAGGTGACAAACAATGCATACGTGATCGTAGCAGCATAATGGCCCGGCATTTTTTTGCTGATAAGAGTGAAGATTTTATCAATGCACAG GTGAATGCACTTCTGTCTTCATTAGATATTGATGGTGATGTGCGGGCTAAGGGACCTTTAGCTGGCAGATTCCGAGAGCTAGAGGATTACTGGAATGAGTCTCAAGGTGCTTTGAGACCTGGTCCTCCTCAATCTGATGGATGGGTTGCAGAATTTAGCCAACACAGAATAGACCATGGTAATCCTAATGCTTGGGCTCACTCGTTTGAACAGCAGCATGGTGCTAATAGTTGGGCCTCTGAGTTTGAGCAG GAACAACGATTGGTCTCAGCAGCAGATCAAATGGGAGGTGCAAATATCTCAAACTTAGCTGCAATGGAGCAGACTCGTATGCTTGCGCACACACTAGCTCAAAACAACGACCCCAAATTTCAG AATTCTAAGTTTCTTCAATTTGTCTCAAAGATGAGTCGTGGAGAACTTATTATTGATGATAATCAAGTCAAGCCAGCTGCACTGTCTTCATCAGGAGATTGGGCAACAGAATATCAGCAACAATATACTGCAGGTCCTTCCTGGGTTGATGAATATGCAGGCAATCAG CTTTCTCATGGACCTGATCAATGGGCGAAAGAGTTTGCAGCTGAAAGAGAGCAAAGTGGACCTGTTGATGAACAGTGGGTAAATGAATTCTCAAAGTTGCATGTTAATGACTGGGCAGATGAATTTGGACGGCAGGTTGGAGAAGGGGCTTTTGGAGAGAGTTCAGCTGATAATTGGGCAGATGCGTATGATGA GTACCTAAACGAGCAAGTAGTTGCCAAGCAGAAGTCAGATGCTTCAAGGGGCGTTTATGTGTTTTCAGACATGAATCCTTATGTTGGTCATCCGAACCCTTTGAAAGAAGGCCAGGAACTATTCCGCAAGGGGCTTTTGAGTGAAGCAGTGCTTGCTTTAGAGGCTGAAGTTTTGAAAAACCCAGATAATGCTGAAGGTTGGAGGCTGCTTGGAATAGCACATGCAGAGAATGATGATGATCAACAG GCTATTGCAGCCATGATGCGTGCTCATGAGGCTGGTCCTACAAATCTTGAAGTTCTTCTTGCTCTAGGCGTGAGCCATACAAATG AGTTGGAGCAGGCAGCTGCattgaaatatttatatggATGGCTACGACATCATCCAAAGTACAGAACACTTGCCAATCCAGAGCTTTCTGATTCTTTGTATTATGCAGAT GTTGCTAGATTATTCAATGAAGCTGCTGAGATGTCACCCGAGGATGCTGACGTGCACATAGTACTGGGTGTCCTGTACAATTTGTCACGGGAATATGACAAAGCCATTTCTTCTTTCCAGAGAGCTTTGAAACTCAAGCCTCAGGATTACTCTCTTTGGAACAAGCTTGGTGCAACACAAGCCAACAGTGTTCAGAGTGCTGATGCGATATTGGCTTATCAGCAG GCACTTGATCTGAAGCCTAACTATGTTCGAGCATGGGCAAACATGGGAATCAGTTATGCCAACCAG GGTATGCATGAGGATTCCATCCGTTACTATGTTCGGGCACTTGCTATGAATCCCAAGGCAGATAATGCTTGGCAATATTTGAGAATTTCTTTAAG CTGTGCTTCTAGGAATGACATGTTTGAAGCTTGTGATTCTCGAAATATTGATGTTCTACAGAAGGAGTTCCCACTATAA